Proteins from one Chitinophaga oryzae genomic window:
- a CDS encoding TonB-dependent receptor — translation MKLTTLLLTLFCINVSAGVSAQQLTVSVKNKPLESIFALIEQQSHYTFVYRDEWLAGTKPVNLDISRGTIDQVMKAALSQQPLSYEIIDNTVIVTRKVTPGNPEPAAVANKITGRVTDEKGNPLAYVSVGIKGTQRGAHTDENGAFTLEVRETDVLVFSLVGYTPREIVAGNQTTLQVALTQAISDLNQVVVVGYGTQKKVNITGSVAAVKGQEIAKSPVTNVSNALAGRLPGIRAVQNSGEPGKDGSRIDIRGFGTALVIVDGVPSTFEQLDPSEIESISILKDASAAVYGIKAANGVVLVTTKRGNMSRSKITYNTYFGLQSNTRYPRYVNAAEFAELTDESQLNQGLAPVYGADKVQKYREGQPGYESTDWYNAAIRKNTPQQYHNVNVTGGTESTRYFFSLGYLNQQGMWKSGDTRFNRYNFRSNISTKINKRLTAELNLGGRLENRHYPAAESVTLMDQVQRAYPTYPLYANGNPDYYAVTNFSHNVLASMNSDYSGYSAQQYKYLSGIASLTYDVPFVDGLTAKALYSYQSGTANNKKWVKQFSLYNYNAATNKYDVGYIGNAPTNLRQDEVQEENTLMQLSLNYTKTVARDHHLKGLLLFEQRQTIGSQFEAYREFMLDALDQLFAGANTNKNNNGKASEAAYMGYVGRVNYDYKDRYLLELGFRYDGSYKLAPDHRWGFFPTVSAGWRMSDETFFRNMARLVNNLKIRGSWGQMGDDGSADPFQYLTGYRYPDGGYIFGKNIVGGLTPSGLPNPLITWFNATTANIGFEAGFLQNMFTVELDFFSRKRTGLFAQRVLSLPGTYGAGLPAENLNSDRTQGFELVLGYNKKIGDVVLNVSPNITWTRTRNLYQERASSTNAFANWKDNNNDRWSNMIWGYNAIGQFRSQEEIAGWAIQDRKGNTTLKPGDLKYEDLNGDGIIDGNDRKVIGRGNTPELFYGLNLAATWKGFSLSMLFQGAANYNILIDGAMRDPFSNGANAFAYFTDRWHRRDPYNPQSEWVPGKYPSTVTNGLDNNKGVSSFWLKDASYLRLKTVELGYSLPKPMLSKAGIEQVRFYFSAQNLLTFDNLKFIDPEMPTNDDTNAAGNGKYYPQQRVLTLGMNLQF, via the coding sequence ATGAAGCTAACCACCTTACTGCTCACACTATTCTGCATCAATGTATCTGCCGGCGTATCTGCGCAACAGCTCACCGTGTCGGTAAAAAACAAACCGCTCGAAAGCATCTTTGCGCTGATAGAGCAACAAAGCCACTACACCTTTGTATACCGCGACGAATGGCTGGCAGGTACCAAACCGGTCAACCTGGACATCTCCCGCGGCACTATCGACCAGGTGATGAAAGCGGCGCTCAGCCAGCAACCTCTCTCCTACGAGATCATCGACAACACCGTGATCGTGACCCGTAAAGTCACGCCCGGCAACCCCGAGCCGGCTGCCGTGGCGAACAAGATCACCGGCCGCGTGACCGATGAAAAAGGGAACCCGCTGGCCTATGTCAGCGTCGGTATCAAAGGCACGCAGCGGGGCGCGCACACCGACGAAAACGGGGCCTTTACACTGGAAGTCCGTGAAACAGACGTACTCGTGTTCTCCCTCGTCGGCTACACACCCCGTGAAATCGTCGCAGGCAACCAAACCACCCTGCAGGTAGCGCTCACACAGGCCATCAGTGACCTTAACCAGGTGGTGGTGGTAGGCTACGGTACCCAGAAGAAAGTCAACATCACCGGCTCCGTCGCCGCCGTAAAAGGGCAGGAAATAGCCAAATCGCCCGTCACCAATGTCAGCAACGCTCTCGCCGGCAGGCTCCCCGGTATCCGCGCGGTACAGAACAGCGGCGAACCCGGCAAAGACGGCTCCCGCATCGATATCAGGGGCTTCGGCACAGCCCTCGTCATCGTGGACGGTGTACCCTCCACCTTCGAACAACTCGACCCCTCTGAAATAGAAAGCATCTCCATCCTTAAAGACGCCTCAGCAGCGGTATACGGCATCAAAGCCGCCAACGGCGTAGTGTTGGTCACCACCAAAAGAGGAAACATGTCCAGGTCGAAAATCACTTACAACACCTACTTCGGCCTCCAGAGCAATACGCGCTATCCCCGCTATGTCAACGCCGCCGAATTCGCGGAACTGACAGATGAATCGCAGCTCAACCAGGGCCTCGCACCGGTATACGGCGCCGACAAAGTGCAGAAATACCGCGAAGGGCAGCCCGGCTACGAAAGCACCGACTGGTACAACGCCGCCATCCGTAAAAACACACCGCAACAGTACCATAACGTAAACGTCACCGGCGGCACAGAATCTACCCGCTACTTCTTCTCCCTCGGGTACCTCAACCAGCAGGGCATGTGGAAAAGCGGCGACACCCGTTTCAACCGCTACAACTTCCGCAGCAACATCAGCACTAAAATCAACAAACGGCTCACAGCAGAACTCAACCTCGGCGGCCGCCTCGAAAATCGCCACTACCCCGCCGCTGAAAGCGTCACGCTGATGGACCAGGTGCAACGCGCCTATCCTACCTACCCGCTGTATGCCAACGGCAACCCGGACTATTACGCTGTGACAAACTTCAGCCATAACGTGCTGGCTTCCATGAACAGTGACTACTCAGGATATTCCGCACAGCAATACAAATACCTGAGCGGCATCGCGTCCCTTACCTACGACGTTCCCTTCGTGGACGGCCTGACTGCAAAAGCGCTCTATTCCTACCAGTCTGGTACCGCCAACAACAAAAAATGGGTGAAACAATTCAGCCTCTATAACTATAACGCCGCTACGAATAAATACGATGTGGGCTATATCGGCAACGCACCCACCAACCTGAGACAGGATGAAGTACAGGAAGAAAACACCCTGATGCAGCTGTCACTTAACTATACCAAAACGGTAGCGCGCGACCATCACCTCAAAGGCCTGCTCCTGTTTGAACAAAGACAAACGATCGGCAGCCAGTTTGAAGCCTACCGCGAGTTTATGCTCGACGCACTGGACCAGCTCTTCGCCGGCGCCAATACCAATAAAAACAACAACGGTAAAGCCAGCGAAGCCGCTTACATGGGTTATGTAGGAAGGGTAAACTATGACTACAAAGACCGCTACCTGCTGGAACTCGGCTTCCGCTACGACGGCTCCTACAAACTGGCGCCCGACCACAGGTGGGGTTTCTTCCCCACCGTGTCCGCCGGATGGAGAATGAGCGATGAAACATTCTTCCGCAATATGGCCCGCCTGGTCAACAACCTCAAGATCAGAGGCTCCTGGGGCCAGATGGGCGACGACGGTTCCGCCGATCCTTTCCAATACCTCACCGGCTACCGCTATCCGGATGGCGGCTATATCTTCGGCAAAAACATCGTGGGCGGACTCACGCCTTCCGGCCTGCCTAACCCGCTCATCACCTGGTTCAACGCCACCACCGCCAATATCGGATTTGAAGCGGGCTTCCTGCAGAACATGTTCACCGTTGAACTGGACTTCTTCTCCCGCAAACGTACCGGCCTGTTTGCTCAGCGGGTGCTTTCCCTCCCCGGCACCTACGGCGCCGGCCTCCCGGCTGAAAACCTGAACAGCGACCGTACGCAGGGTTTCGAGCTTGTGCTGGGCTACAATAAAAAAATCGGTGACGTGGTACTTAACGTATCTCCCAATATCACCTGGACGCGTACACGTAATCTGTACCAGGAACGCGCCAGCTCCACCAACGCATTCGCCAACTGGAAAGACAATAACAACGACAGATGGAGCAACATGATCTGGGGTTACAACGCCATCGGGCAGTTCCGGAGCCAGGAAGAAATTGCCGGCTGGGCTATCCAGGACCGCAAAGGCAATACCACCCTCAAGCCAGGCGATCTCAAATATGAAGATCTCAACGGCGACGGCATCATCGACGGCAACGACCGCAAGGTAATCGGGCGCGGCAACACGCCGGAATTATTCTACGGCCTCAATCTTGCCGCCACCTGGAAAGGCTTCAGCCTCTCCATGCTGTTCCAGGGCGCCGCCAACTATAATATACTGATAGACGGCGCCATGAGAGACCCTTTCAGCAACGGCGCCAATGCTTTTGCTTACTTCACCGACCGCTGGCACCGTAGAGACCCGTACAACCCGCAGAGCGAATGGGTGCCGGGCAAATACCCTTCTACCGTCACCAACGGCCTGGACAACAACAAAGGCGTATCCTCCTTCTGGCTGAAAGACGCATCCTACCTGCGGTTAAAAACCGTGGAACTGGGCTACTCCCTGCCTAAACCGATGCTGTCTAAAGCCGGTATCGAACAGGTGCGGTTCTATTTCTCTGCACAGAACCTGCTCACGTTCGACAACCTGAAATTTATTGACCCGGAAATGCCCACCAACGACGACACGAATGCGGCCGGTAACGGCAAGTACTATCCGCAGCAACGTGTACTCACCCTGGGCATGAACCTGCAATTCTGA
- a CDS encoding RagB/SusD family nutrient uptake outer membrane protein — protein sequence MRKIHQHISFALLLTLSASCNKDFLERKAQDIISDDAAYGSVSGVQALTANLYSRMQTEAFDYWVEGNQAAFPSQASDEAVRSYSWGATLDPILGDEMFAWWQYNYVRNVNDFIEKIPNANISGEQKAGFLAEARFVRAFYYFSLVKRYGGVPLITNVQHYNGNIEALKVPRNKEQEVYDFIASELDAITDQLPEAHNTDNLYRATRYAALALKCRAMLYAASIAKYGSVQLGGVVGIAANADGYWQKAYDAAQKIISSGKFQLYNGNGDKTANFQQLFLTGADMDKNKEVIFVKTYQSPDLAHGFDFYNAPQSFKVDYGCATNPTLELVESFEYTDGTPGKLKINDAAGNPILYNNTADLFKDKDPRFLASILYPGAPWQGGVVELRRGVTDNGVQFTAANLTDTYGSGANSIPRVGKDGPLLSGDPTKTGFYVKKFMDPVNRLADGRSTTPWIVFRYGEVLLNYAEAAIELGKTADALNAVNQLRDRAGIKTLNSVTRDQVRHERQVEMAFENHRWWDICRWRIATDLLNNTQFHALYPWLMWENGKSPADMKYSFQIVPAPKNTRTFLSRMYYQRIPTGEIDKNSNLVQNPGF from the coding sequence ATGAGAAAAATACATCAACATATATCCTTTGCGCTGTTGCTTACCCTGTCAGCTTCCTGCAACAAAGATTTCCTGGAAAGAAAAGCACAGGACATCATCTCCGATGATGCCGCCTATGGTTCCGTATCCGGCGTACAGGCGCTGACCGCCAACCTCTACAGCAGGATGCAAACCGAAGCCTTTGACTACTGGGTGGAAGGAAACCAGGCCGCGTTCCCCAGCCAGGCCAGCGATGAAGCAGTACGTTCCTACAGCTGGGGCGCCACCCTTGATCCCATCCTCGGCGATGAAATGTTTGCCTGGTGGCAGTACAACTACGTAAGAAACGTCAACGATTTCATCGAAAAAATCCCCAACGCCAATATCTCCGGAGAACAGAAAGCCGGCTTCCTCGCTGAAGCCCGCTTCGTCAGGGCGTTCTACTATTTCTCCCTCGTAAAACGCTACGGCGGCGTACCCCTGATCACCAACGTACAGCACTACAACGGCAATATCGAAGCGCTGAAAGTGCCGCGTAACAAGGAACAGGAAGTATATGACTTTATCGCCTCCGAGCTGGACGCCATCACCGACCAGCTGCCGGAAGCCCATAACACCGATAACCTCTACCGCGCCACCCGCTACGCTGCCCTCGCCTTAAAATGCCGGGCAATGTTATATGCCGCCTCCATTGCGAAATACGGCTCCGTGCAACTGGGCGGCGTGGTAGGCATCGCCGCTAACGCCGACGGCTATTGGCAGAAAGCCTACGACGCCGCACAGAAAATCATCAGCTCCGGAAAATTCCAGCTGTATAACGGCAATGGTGATAAAACCGCCAACTTCCAGCAACTGTTCTTAACCGGCGCTGACATGGACAAAAACAAAGAAGTCATCTTTGTGAAGACGTACCAGTCGCCCGACCTGGCGCATGGCTTCGACTTCTACAACGCGCCGCAGAGTTTTAAAGTTGATTACGGCTGCGCTACCAATCCCACGCTGGAACTGGTAGAGAGCTTCGAATACACCGATGGCACACCGGGCAAACTGAAAATAAATGACGCCGCCGGTAACCCTATCCTTTATAATAACACCGCCGACCTGTTTAAAGATAAAGATCCCCGCTTCCTCGCCAGCATCCTGTATCCGGGCGCACCCTGGCAGGGCGGCGTTGTGGAACTAAGAAGAGGCGTAACAGACAACGGTGTGCAGTTCACCGCCGCCAACCTGACAGACACCTATGGCAGCGGAGCTAACAGCATACCACGCGTTGGCAAAGACGGTCCGCTGCTCAGTGGCGATCCAACCAAAACAGGCTTCTATGTAAAAAAATTCATGGACCCGGTCAACCGGCTGGCAGATGGGCGCTCTACCACACCGTGGATCGTGTTCCGTTATGGCGAAGTACTGCTGAACTACGCCGAAGCCGCTATTGAGCTGGGCAAAACAGCCGATGCGCTGAACGCTGTCAACCAGCTGCGCGACCGTGCGGGCATCAAAACGCTCAACAGCGTCACCCGCGACCAGGTACGCCACGAACGCCAGGTAGAGATGGCCTTCGAAAATCACAGATGGTGGGACATCTGCCGCTGGCGCATCGCTACTGATCTGCTGAACAATACACAGTTCCATGCGCTCTATCCCTGGCTCATGTGGGAAAACGGGAAATCACCCGCCGATATGAAATACTCCTTCCAGATAGTGCCGGCGCCTAAAAACACCCGCACCTTCCTTTCCCGCATGTACTATCAGCGTATCCCCACCGGCGAGATCGATAAGAACAGCAACCTCGTACAAAACCCGGGCTTCTAA
- a CDS encoding DUF3823 domain-containing protein, which translates to MKQHIINSCMALLLGSTVLTGCRKDNYAAPDAGIQGRLTDVKTNEAVPVQAFNGAVIRYYQVGYSSSNPNPVNTAVHPDGSYANNLLFTGKYRIVAEGPFYYRDTLVVDIAANTQKDIPVTPFLKVTATTGNVTNNSVTVKYSVKHNGNTQKISRLAAIIGTTGGIDVNSYTLNDIQDVQNIPDATVEATTYEKTFTGLKAGTVYYIRAAARIGGADNPAGYYNYTPVIKITTSK; encoded by the coding sequence ATGAAACAACATATCATCAACAGCTGTATGGCACTCCTGCTGGGCAGCACAGTGCTCACCGGCTGCAGGAAAGACAATTACGCCGCGCCCGACGCCGGCATTCAGGGCCGGCTCACCGATGTTAAAACCAATGAAGCCGTGCCCGTGCAAGCTTTTAACGGCGCCGTGATCCGCTATTACCAGGTAGGGTACAGCAGCAGCAATCCTAATCCTGTTAATACTGCCGTACACCCTGACGGCTCTTACGCCAACAATCTGCTCTTTACCGGGAAGTACCGTATCGTGGCAGAAGGGCCATTCTATTACAGGGATACACTGGTAGTGGATATTGCCGCCAATACCCAAAAAGACATCCCGGTGACGCCGTTCCTGAAAGTCACAGCAACCACCGGCAATGTCACCAACAACAGCGTAACGGTAAAGTACAGCGTTAAACACAACGGCAATACGCAGAAGATATCAAGGCTGGCGGCCATCATCGGTACGACCGGAGGCATTGACGTCAACAGCTATACGCTGAATGACATACAGGATGTGCAGAATATACCCGATGCCACCGTGGAAGCCACTACGTACGAGAAAACGTTCACCGGCCTCAAAGCCGGTACAGTGTATTATATCAGGGCTGCCGCCCGCATCGGCGGCGCGGACAATCCTGCCGGATATTACAACTATACGCCCGTTATTAAAATAACAACGTCGAAATAA